The region TCGGACAAAAATGCGTGTAAAATAAAGAAGTTAGAGCGCTTTGAGTGACACCGGTTTCACGAAATGCGCTCCAACCTGCATGTCGGACGTCTCCTCTCGCAAGGTGGCGCTCAATAGCAGCCCCGTTCTGGCACATTGCGATGCCGTTGAGCAGCGGCCGTCCACCCCATCATGGCCGGGTCTTACAAGCCTGCCCTCGGGATCGGCAAAGGCTGCCCTCGGGATCGGCAAAGCGAGACCCAGGGGGCGATGCCCGGGGGCAATCCATGCGTCAGTGCCGAGGTTTCAAACGGACCTGATGTATCCGCTGCTGCCCATCATGGCCCCCGGACTTCTTAAGTCCCTGTCGCGTCCTTCGGACGCTCCTCGCCTCTTGTTTCCGGGGGCGCCCTCACACCATGAGGCCCGGCCCGTTGGGCGACCTATTCCGCCGCCGCCTTGGCGCGTTCGACAGGCTCCACCCTGGCCGCGCAGAACTTGAACTCGGGGATCGTGCCCATGGGATCTAGCTGCGGATTGGTCAACAGGTTGGCCGCGGCCTCGGAAAAGCAGAAGGGGATGAACACCGTGCCCTCCGGCACGTCGCGGTCCTGGCGCGCCTTGAGCACGATCTCGCCGCGCCGCGTCGCCACCTTGATCAGCGTCCCCGGCGCGACGCCGAGTTTGGCGAGGTCCCTGCGGTTCAGGCAGGCGACGGCCTCGGGCTCCAGGGTGTCGAGCTGGGAAGCGCGCCGGCTCATGGCGCCGGTGTGCCAGTGCTCCAGAAGCCGCCCCGTCGACAGTACCCACGGATAGGTCTCGTCGGGCACCTCGGCTGGCGGCCGCAGGTCGGTGGGAACCAGCTTGCCGCGGCCGGAGGCGGTCGGAAAGCCGTCGGAAAACATGATCTCGTCGCCCGGCTTGTCCGGCGCCTGGCACGGATAGGTGACCGCGTCCTCGCGCTCCAGCCGCTCCCAACTGATGTTGGCGAGCGACGGCATGACCTCGGCCATCTCGGCGAAGATGTCGCGCGGATGCGCGTAGCTCCAGTCAAGGCCGATGCGCCGGGCAAGCTCCTGGATCAGCTCCCAGTCCTGGCGCGCGCTGCCGGGCGGGTTGAGCACCGGGCGGCCGATCTGCACCTCGCGGTTGGTGTTGGTGTAGGTGCCGCACTTCTCCGCGTGCGCGGTCGCCGGCAGCACCACGTCGGCATGCCAGGCGGTCTCGGTGAGGAAGATGTCCTGGACCACCAGATGCTCGAGCCTGGCGAACGCGGCGCGGGCGTGGGACTGGTCGGGGTCGGACATGGCCGGGTTCTCACCGAGGATGTACATGCCCTTGATCCCGCCGGCGTGGATGGCGTTGACGATCTCGACCACGGTCAGGCCCTTTTTGGGGTCGAGATCGCGGCCCCAGAAAGTCTGGTACATATCGCGCACCGCCTGGTCCTCGACCGACTTGTAGTCGGCATAGAACATCGGGATGAGGCCGGCATCGGACGCGCCCTGGACGTTGTTCTGGCCGCGCAGCGGGTGCAGGCCGGTGCCGGGCCGGCCGACCTGGCCGGTGGTCAGCGCCAGCGCGATGAGCCCGCGCGCATTGTCGGTGCCGTGGGTGTGCTGCGAGATGCCCATGCCCCAGAAGATGATCGAGGCCCGGCTTGTGGCATAGGTGCGCGCCACGGAGCGGATCGTCTCGGCGGCGACGCCGCAGACGTCCTGCATCGCCTCAGGCGTGAACTCGGCGACCTTCTCCCTGAGCGCCGTGAAGCCTTCCGTATGGGCCTGGACATATTGGGTGTCGTAGAGATCTTCTTCCATGATCACGTTGAGCATGGCGTTGAGCAGCGCCACGTCGGTGCCGGCCTTGAACTGCAGCACCGCGCTGGCGTGGCGGGCAAGGCCATTCGAATGGCCGCGCGGGTCGATGACGATGAGCTGCTTGCCCTGCTTGGCGGCGTTCTTCAGAAACGTCGCGGCGACGGGGTGGTTC is a window of Hyphomicrobiales bacterium DNA encoding:
- the fdhF gene encoding formate dehydrogenase subunit alpha; the protein is MTKTIHFTLDGAEVEAREGETIWQVAEREGVEIPHLCWLPEPGYRADGNCRACMVEIEGERVLAASCIRKVSEGMKVNTASERAKKSRELVFELLLADQPERDRAHDPKSRFWNWVDAMGVQPASRFPARADIAPDSSHGAIAVNLDACIHCNLCVRACREVQANDVIGMAYRGAGAKIVFDFDEGMGQSTCVACGECVQVCPTGALMEANLVDKSGVRTEFEERSVDTLCPYCGVGCQTRVHVKDGRILYVDGRDGPANNNRLCVKGRFGFDYVHHPHRLRVPMVRRADAPKSADIEIDPANPWTHFREATWEEALDAAASGLKKVLDRDGGQALAGFGSAKCSNEEAYLFQKLIRQGFGTNNVDHCTRLCHASSVAALMEGIGSGAVTAPFTAAKDAECIIVIGARPTENHPVAATFLKNAAKQGKQLIVIDPRGHSNGLARHASAVLQFKAGTDVALLNAMLNVIMEEDLYDTQYVQAHTEGFTALREKVAEFTPEAMQDVCGVAAETIRSVARTYATSRASIIFWGMGISQHTHGTDNARGLIALALTTGQVGRPGTGLHPLRGQNNVQGASDAGLIPMFYADYKSVEDQAVRDMYQTFWGRDLDPKKGLTVVEIVNAIHAGGIKGMYILGENPAMSDPDQSHARAAFARLEHLVVQDIFLTETAWHADVVLPATAHAEKCGTYTNTNREVQIGRPVLNPPGSARQDWELIQELARRIGLDWSYAHPRDIFAEMAEVMPSLANISWERLEREDAVTYPCQAPDKPGDEIMFSDGFPTASGRGKLVPTDLRPPAEVPDETYPWVLSTGRLLEHWHTGAMSRRASQLDTLEPEAVACLNRRDLAKLGVAPGTLIKVATRRGEIVLKARQDRDVPEGTVFIPFCFSEAAANLLTNPQLDPMGTIPEFKFCAARVEPVERAKAAAE